One part of the Polyangiaceae bacterium genome encodes these proteins:
- a CDS encoding cytochrome c3 family protein, translated as MTTSGPTRSSQSLTWLFWAALVFAAVFAACSTPPPPPRFPHEKHLEELPCGGPGQRACLNCNTCHTVSETRRDDKLPEPVLCETCHQKDAQTAVQALKAIPERPYGEILFNHDQHLALPKLNGQCVGCHSGIVEGAKRNIPAMSECFKCHEHQAEWDRGECVPCHAKSDLKRITPQSFLRHDASFLKHHGVEAVQQKQLCQSCHAKQDCEGCHDASQDLSIERRRPEALGSRFVHRGDFISRHAIEAQASPAKCQRCHEPSTCDACHTRRGVSANSRSSRNPHPPEWVGNSASIKSLHGKAARRDLLSCASCHEQGPATNCIRCHKVGAYGGNPHPGGWRSSRGETTGMCGYCHE; from the coding sequence ATGACGACCAGCGGACCCACGCGTTCGAGCCAGAGCCTCACGTGGCTGTTCTGGGCTGCGCTGGTGTTCGCGGCAGTCTTTGCTGCGTGTAGCACGCCTCCCCCCCCGCCCCGCTTTCCGCACGAAAAGCACTTGGAGGAGCTGCCCTGTGGCGGCCCGGGTCAACGCGCGTGCTTGAACTGCAACACCTGTCACACCGTCTCGGAGACCCGCCGCGACGATAAGTTGCCGGAGCCGGTGCTCTGCGAGACCTGCCACCAAAAAGACGCCCAGACGGCGGTGCAGGCGCTCAAGGCGATCCCCGAGCGGCCATACGGAGAGATCCTCTTCAACCACGACCAGCACCTCGCGCTGCCGAAGCTGAACGGCCAGTGTGTGGGCTGCCACTCTGGCATCGTGGAAGGTGCCAAGCGCAACATCCCCGCGATGAGCGAGTGCTTCAAGTGCCACGAGCACCAAGCGGAGTGGGACCGCGGCGAGTGCGTGCCGTGTCACGCGAAGTCGGATCTCAAGCGCATCACGCCTCAGAGCTTCTTGCGCCACGACGCGAGCTTCCTCAAGCACCACGGCGTGGAGGCGGTGCAACAAAAGCAGCTCTGCCAGAGCTGTCACGCGAAGCAAGACTGCGAAGGCTGCCACGACGCCTCTCAAGACTTGAGCATCGAGCGGCGCCGGCCGGAGGCGCTTGGGTCACGCTTCGTGCATCGCGGGGACTTCATCAGTCGCCACGCCATCGAAGCGCAAGCCTCCCCGGCGAAGTGCCAGCGCTGCCACGAGCCCTCGACCTGTGACGCGTGTCACACGCGGCGCGGCGTCAGCGCCAACAGCCGTTCCTCGCGGAACCCGCATCCGCCGGAGTGGGTCGGCAACAGCGCCAGCATCAAGAGCCTGCATGGTAAGGCCGCGCGACGCGATCTCTTGAGCTGCGCGAGCTGCCACGAGCAAGGGCCTGCGACCAACTGCATCCGCTGCCACAAGGTCGGTGCCTACGGCGGCAATCCCCACCCCGGTGGCTGGCGTAGCAGCCGTGGCGAGACCACAGGAATGTGCGGGTACTGCCATGAGTGA
- a CDS encoding NapC/NirT family cytochrome c, whose protein sequence is MAHSSPLTALTLVCALIAASICLHYLVKRPPLILATKLQLLLGLGVFPSLAAVTSTVTGMEATTHREFCGSCHVMGAHYANATDPNAQSLAARHSRNPFFGDRSCYVCHADYGMYGYAMTKAGGMRHVYEYYLGGYKDMTLEEAEKKIHLRKPYDNTNCRQCHTTTASVWRSVPDHVSLASELKTNQVSCTSAGCHGYAHPFTKASQEGSGGTQTVPSTSLSPSPAPSGAPSAATASSAAVPASSAGGAP, encoded by the coding sequence GTGGCCCATTCGTCGCCGCTCACCGCGCTGACCCTGGTGTGCGCACTGATCGCGGCATCCATCTGCCTTCACTACCTGGTGAAGCGGCCGCCGCTGATCCTGGCGACCAAGCTCCAGCTCTTGCTTGGTCTCGGCGTTTTTCCCTCCTTGGCGGCAGTGACCTCCACCGTCACCGGGATGGAAGCCACGACCCATCGTGAGTTCTGCGGCTCGTGTCACGTGATGGGCGCGCACTACGCAAACGCAACGGATCCCAACGCTCAGTCGCTCGCGGCCCGGCACTCGCGTAACCCGTTCTTTGGCGATCGCAGCTGTTACGTCTGTCATGCCGACTACGGCATGTACGGCTACGCGATGACCAAGGCGGGCGGGATGCGCCACGTCTACGAGTACTACCTCGGCGGCTACAAGGACATGACCCTCGAGGAAGCAGAGAAAAAGATCCACCTGCGCAAGCCGTACGACAACACCAACTGTCGGCAGTGCCACACCACCACGGCGAGCGTGTGGCGCTCGGTTCCCGATCACGTCTCCCTGGCGAGTGAGCTCAAGACGAACCAGGTCAGCTGCACCAGCGCCGGCTGCCACGGCTACGCCCACCCGTTCACCAAAGCGTCGCAGGAAGGCAGCGGAGGGACGCAGACGGTCCCCTCCACGTCACTGAGCCCATCACCAGCGCCTTCAGGTGCGCCCTCTGCAGCAACTGCAAGCTCTGCAGCTGTCCCAGCTTCCAGCGCAGGAGGTGCGCCGTGA